From the genome of Tenrec ecaudatus isolate mTenEca1 chromosome 1, mTenEca1.hap1, whole genome shotgun sequence:
CATCTCCGGGGCAGGCTGGATGCACAGCGGCATGCACGTCCACTCCGTGGGCTCAGACGTGGCTGCCTAACACCTAAGGGGGATACGAGGGCAGGGCGGAGGGGGCACGGCAGGGCTCCGAGCCCCAGGAACACGCTGGCACTCATGCCTGGTGGCAGGGCAGAGCAAAGCCACCTGCGCGCTTGGGGCGCTCCCAGCTGAGGATTCGAGTGGGGGGCCAGCCATGCTGGTGAGAGGtggagaggacagggcagggcatGAGGGAGGCTTCCGCTTGGCGGCGACGGGCATCGGGGGGGGGTGCGAGGGGAGTTGGGGCCGGGGGCGGGGTTCTGGGAGACCCGCGGAGGCCGGCCCGGGGCGCGCCCGCACTCAGACCAGCGCGTAGTCGAACTGCCCGCGCTCGAGCGCCTCCTTGTGGTCGGTCCAGGACGAGGCGGGCATGCGGCTGTAGGGGTCGAGCAGGATGCGCACGCAGCGGACCATCAGCAGCACCAGCACCACGAGTAGGCAGAGCACGAAGGCGAACACCGTGCGCTGCTCCGCGTCCAGGCCCGCGCCCACCGGGGGCCCGGTCGACGGCGGGAGCGGCTCCGGGGACAGCGTCCACGTCGTGCTCATGGCTCACATCGCCGGGCGCCTGGCGGCACGAGAGGAGGTTCGCCAGGGCCGGGATAACCGCAGTCCCGCCGCCACGCCCTTCACCTTGCGGGGCCCCACCCCGCGTCCGcacctctgtccctgggccacgCCCATGCTGGGCCGCGGACTCGCCGCCACCGCCCGCCACGAGGGGACCCAACTCCGGGCGCGCGCGCAGATGGGGGTGCTGGGAGCCACAGGGCGAACCCCAGCCACCGGGCCGGCGCACAACAGGTGCGACGAGCGGTCGCGGCTCGGGCGGCGCGCGCGGGGGCGAGTCCCCTTGTCCCCGCCCAGATGCCTTTGTTCTGGTGGCTCtagaccccctcccccaccgcccccggtCCCGCGCGCCCCTCACCCTGGGCTCGACCCGGCGGACACGGACCGCCCGGCGGCCGCGCTCTCCCAGAATCCGTGCTGGCTCCGCTCAGGCCTCTCCCAGGAGACAGCAGCGGTGGCGACGGCAGCAGCGCGCCTCTGGCTCGGCtcagcccaccccaccctaccccacccgccCCTGGAGCAGCGGAGACCAGGCAGGCGAGGGCGCGCGAGCAGGGCCGCCGCCGCCGTTCCCATGGCGACAGGGGCGGGGCCTCCGCGGGGCGGGGCCGCGAGGGGCGGAGGCTGCGCGGGCAGCGGCGCGTGACTCCGCCCGGGTCCTAGGAACTCCGATGGTTCGTCCAGTTTGGAGACGCTAACCAGAGCAcccagtacccttagctgcctcACCTCGCCGCCAGGGACCCTCTCATTCAGAAACTCCCCCAGGTCTCTAGGGGAGGCCTGGCCCCTTTTCTTTCTTATGGGAGTCTCTTCGTCTTACGGCACcgtggctgctaacctaaagcttGGCGGTTCGAGGCCACccacaggtgcctcagaagacggTCTTGGCTATCCGCCTCTGAACGCTCACAGCCTGGAAGCAGCGCAGTCCGCTTCTCTGCTCACcggttcctcctcctcctgccctcGCCTCGGCCGCAGCGACTCAGCAACCGTGACTGCCCTGCACACCGCTGCCCCCAGCCCCCCTCcgcacacacaggctgaacagtcAGGTTGCTCCTCTGCACTTtggcattttattatttccaaaatTCTCAGACGCACatacaaggaagggcactgttcAAATAAAAGCTAGTGGCAGTCAGCCGCTGCCTGGCAGGGTCTGGGCCTCACCACCATGCTTCCAAGGGGCTCCACGCCCCAGGTCAGTCTCGGCAGCGTCCAGGCCACCAACCCTCTCCGGCCAGCTTTTGAtggagccgggggtgggggtggggggtgggctggcGCTGTGGGGAGGGTGTTGGCCCGCAGTGGCCCTCCGCGCCTGGCCCTTCCCTCGATGCTGGCTCTGCCGGGCCGGGGTATCTGCAGAGGCCCCAGGCTGAGGCCAGTCCACCCGTCTGTCTGCGGTGCGCAGGCGGTGCAACGGCACTCAAAGGATCTGCTCCGAGCTGGAGGCCGAGATATCGAGCAGCCGCCACGCGGCGTAGGGGTTCAGCTCATCCTGGTCCCGGCAGAGCGCCCACACGTAGAGCATGCGCAGCACCTTGTCCTGCAGAGACCGGGTCTTTTAGAGGACGTCCTGGAACCCGCTCCAGCAAGCTGGCTCAGGGACCCTCTGTCACATCAGGTCTGCCGCACCTGCCCCACTCACCGGGTCGCCCTCAACCACCTCGCCCTTGGCGTTCTTGACCACCA
Proteins encoded in this window:
- the CTXN1 gene encoding cortexin-1 translates to MSTTWTLSPEPLPPSTGPPVGAGLDAEQRTVFAFVLCLLVVLVLLMVRCVRILLDPYSRMPASSWTDHKEALERGQFDYALV